A region of Ferruginibacter albus DNA encodes the following proteins:
- a CDS encoding helix-turn-helix domain-containing protein, with protein MKQQKLMREEDFLIALGKNITKYRKKKGLTSKELGFMCDMEKSNLIPIEKGRINTTALTLLKIANALEVGVKDFFDFT; from the coding sequence GTGAAACAGCAAAAGTTAATGAGGGAAGAGGATTTTCTAATAGCATTAGGAAAGAATATAACCAAATACAGAAAGAAAAAAGGGCTAACAAGTAAGGAGTTAGGCTTTATGTGTGATATGGAAAAATCAAACCTAATACCTATTGAAAAAGGTAGAATAAATACAACGGCGTTAACTTTATTGAAAATAGCAAATGCTTTGGAAGTGGGGGTTAAAGATTTTTTTGATTTTACTTAG
- a CDS encoding recombinase family protein, which translates to METAIIISRCSTNENKQDVTRQTIDLSKKYSSNFEIVKVFEYYKSGRKNDIELNEILNYVITNNIQHILFTEVSRIARRVIEILVFVENCTKHKINVVIDNYNMQSLNSDKTENMLTKTMLQIGASFSEMELKHTQSRLNSGRAKYIASGGVLGRKPNSKQTKEKTLEKHKDVIKYIKQGQSIRTIMKLTDKSSGTIQKIKQLLVA; encoded by the coding sequence ATGGAAACAGCTATTATTATTTCAAGATGTTCAACAAATGAAAATAAACAGGACGTAACTAGGCAAACAATAGATTTGAGTAAGAAATATTCTAGCAACTTCGAAATCGTAAAAGTATTTGAGTATTACAAATCTGGACGGAAAAACGACATAGAATTGAATGAAATTTTAAATTATGTTATTACTAATAATATTCAGCATATTTTATTTACTGAAGTAAGTCGTATTGCAAGGCGTGTGATTGAAATATTAGTTTTTGTAGAAAACTGCACCAAGCATAAAATAAACGTAGTAATCGACAATTATAATATGCAGAGTTTGAACAGCGATAAAACTGAAAACATGCTGACAAAAACAATGCTTCAAATTGGTGCATCCTTTTCAGAGATGGAACTTAAGCATACCCAATCTCGTTTAAACAGCGGTAGAGCCAAATATATTGCTTCTGGTGGCGTTTTAGGTCGTAAGCCTAATAGTAAACAAACTAAAGAAAAGACTCTTGAAAAGCATAAAGATGTAATTAAATATATAAAACAGGGTCAAAGCATAAGAACAATAATGAAATTAACTGATAAAAGTAGCGGGACTATACAAAAAATTAAACAATTATTAGTCGCTTGA
- a CDS encoding helix-turn-helix domain-containing protein: MIKNKKKLIPEETQEFLTTIDEMELASKIFVDKSLEIAEYIFLLLEEKGMKQKELADAMGKTEAEISKWLGGLHNYTLRSISKIEAALGTSIICTPHHRSYDVLMTNKQSGQIQEAIIPSSKFKYPKECKILNIRNYQNCIETKQIDSIKQDYATAS; this comes from the coding sequence ATGATTAAGAATAAGAAAAAATTGATTCCAGAAGAAACTCAAGAGTTTTTAACAACTATTGATGAAATGGAGTTAGCAAGTAAAATATTCGTAGACAAATCTTTAGAAATTGCCGAGTATATATTTCTTCTACTAGAAGAAAAAGGGATGAAGCAAAAAGAGTTGGCTGATGCAATGGGTAAAACAGAAGCAGAAATTAGTAAATGGTTAGGGGGATTGCACAATTATACTTTAAGGTCTATTTCAAAAATTGAAGCGGCCTTAGGTACAAGCATTATATGTACGCCGCATCATAGAAGTTATGATGTATTGATGACTAACAAACAAAGTGGTCAAATTCAAGAAGCGATCATTCCTTCTTCTAAATTTAAATATCCAAAAGAATGCAAAATACTAAATATTAGAAATTATCAAAACTGTATAGAAACAAAACAAATCGATTCTATAAAACAGGATTATGCAACTGCTTCATAA
- a CDS encoding T9SS type A sorting domain-containing protein → MLKPFIFIKQVCYKRIVFATLFICSLHFSYAQTWQAAGPDDFAQPCYNVNSNYSSTAIDANGNIYIAYTDGGYSNKLTVSKYNGSAWAIVGSEGFSSSGSNNNISLALDKTGVPYVAYSDNGNSSKTTVMKYNGSSWVIVGSAGFSAHQASYISLAFDTTSNTPYVGYCEDDYKATVMKFSSGSWTTVGSANFSDDQASYIAVAVAKDGTPYIAYQDGNASYGSTVKKFSSGSWTTVGSEGFSGSEADFISMAIDNNNNPYVAFWDANADGKATVMKYSSGTWTTVGAQGFTSYSVGGYTTLAIDKNNNLYMGYNDEENGFKATVMKYNSSSWSVLGTAGFSVGGVDYPSVAIDPGNNVYIGYIDEGYNNKAVVKKFTFGTWNTTVGALPPISAGNVFSRISPAVDKNGNIYVAYEDAYFNRKLTVQKYSNGVWSVVGVPGFTSASIDYPSIKISNDNTPYVIYDDGGNGNKTTVAKFDGTSWSTVGTAGFTPGQAYYESLAIASDNTLYVAFGDAAHSNKGTVMKYNGSTWSVVGTANFTAGAAYATCIAVDTINGNTPYIGYQDAGNGNKLTVMKYNGTNWVPVGGTAVSPNATGWGTFILANDSIPYAAFQDGVSGKLTVMKYSGGSWSIVGAQGFSTGAATYISLAVDAGGTPFVSYVDAANGNKATVMKYNGTNWITVGSAGLSAGTVDITSIALDNSSTPYVFYNSGGFFAKKVSSVILPLTWVSFNASVADQKNVSLAWDISQQENIHSYTVQYSTDGKSWKNLSTITATVAEDYTYLHTSPAQGLNYYRIIATGKDGSIKYSTIQAVALNTLKTDIDLISSNPITNNILQLQVNAPSAITLMNINGQILLHTQLSVGLQSINVSKYAKGVYMLRSINGYKKIVIN, encoded by the coding sequence ATGTTAAAGCCTTTCATTTTTATAAAACAAGTTTGCTACAAAAGAATAGTTTTTGCAACTCTATTTATTTGCTCATTGCATTTTTCTTATGCTCAAACATGGCAGGCGGCAGGTCCCGATGATTTTGCTCAACCTTGTTACAATGTTAATTCCAATTACTCATCTACTGCAATAGATGCTAACGGTAATATATACATAGCTTATACAGACGGTGGTTATAGCAATAAACTAACCGTATCAAAATACAATGGCTCCGCCTGGGCAATAGTAGGTAGCGAAGGGTTTTCTTCTTCGGGCAGTAACAATAATATTTCCTTGGCACTGGATAAAACCGGCGTTCCTTATGTAGCCTATAGCGATAATGGTAATAGCAGTAAAACTACTGTAATGAAATACAATGGCAGCAGTTGGGTAATAGTAGGCAGTGCAGGATTTTCGGCACACCAGGCTTCTTATATCTCATTAGCTTTTGATACCACCAGTAATACCCCTTATGTAGGGTATTGCGAAGATGATTACAAGGCTACCGTAATGAAATTTAGCAGTGGCAGCTGGACAACAGTAGGTAGTGCAAATTTTTCGGATGATCAGGCATCTTACATAGCGGTTGCTGTAGCAAAAGACGGTACTCCTTACATTGCCTACCAGGATGGAAATGCGTCTTATGGATCCACAGTAAAGAAGTTTAGCAGTGGTAGTTGGACAACAGTGGGTAGCGAAGGATTTTCCGGAAGCGAAGCAGATTTTATTTCGATGGCTATTGATAATAACAATAATCCTTATGTTGCTTTTTGGGATGCCAATGCTGACGGCAAAGCCACTGTAATGAAGTACAGCAGCGGCACTTGGACAACAGTAGGTGCGCAAGGTTTTACTTCATACTCTGTGGGTGGCTATACTACCTTGGCAATTGATAAAAACAATAATCTTTATATGGGATATAATGATGAAGAAAATGGTTTTAAGGCTACCGTAATGAAATACAATAGCAGCTCATGGTCCGTTCTTGGTACTGCCGGCTTTAGCGTAGGTGGAGTAGATTATCCTTCAGTAGCAATAGATCCCGGTAACAATGTTTATATCGGGTATATTGATGAAGGATATAATAACAAGGCAGTAGTAAAAAAATTCACATTCGGCACTTGGAATACAACGGTTGGCGCATTACCACCCATTTCTGCCGGTAATGTATTTTCACGGATATCACCGGCGGTGGATAAGAACGGCAATATTTATGTTGCATACGAGGATGCATATTTTAACCGAAAGTTGACCGTACAGAAATATAGTAATGGTGTTTGGTCAGTTGTTGGTGTGCCCGGGTTTACAAGCGCATCAATTGATTATCCTTCCATCAAAATAAGTAATGACAACACGCCTTACGTAATATATGATGATGGAGGCAATGGCAACAAAACTACAGTGGCAAAATTTGATGGCACCAGTTGGTCAACAGTTGGCACTGCTGGTTTTACACCGGGCCAGGCTTATTATGAATCTTTAGCAATAGCCTCCGACAATACCTTATATGTTGCTTTTGGAGATGCCGCCCATAGCAATAAAGGCACTGTAATGAAATATAATGGCAGCACCTGGTCGGTTGTAGGCACAGCTAATTTTACTGCCGGAGCCGCTTATGCTACTTGTATAGCTGTTGACACTATTAATGGAAATACCCCTTATATCGGGTACCAGGATGCGGGTAACGGAAATAAACTTACCGTAATGAAATATAATGGCACCAATTGGGTGCCCGTTGGCGGTACCGCTGTTTCACCCAATGCAACAGGATGGGGAACATTTATCCTGGCAAACGACAGCATACCTTATGCTGCTTTCCAGGATGGCGTTTCGGGTAAGCTTACTGTAATGAAATACAGCGGAGGAAGCTGGTCAATAGTTGGCGCACAAGGCTTTTCAACGGGTGCTGCTACCTATATTTCACTGGCAGTAGATGCCGGCGGAACTCCTTTTGTTTCTTATGTAGATGCCGCCAATGGAAATAAAGCTACGGTAATGAAATACAACGGAACCAACTGGATTACTGTTGGAAGTGCCGGGCTCTCGGCAGGCACCGTTGACATTACATCGATAGCATTGGATAATAGCAGCACTCCTTATGTTTTTTATAATTCAGGTGGATTTTTTGCCAAGAAAGTCAGCTCTGTAATACTTCCGTTAACATGGGTTTCTTTTAATGCATCAGTAGCCGATCAAAAAAATGTATCGTTGGCATGGGATATTTCACAGCAAGAAAACATACATAGCTATACTGTACAATATAGTACCGATGGTAAAAGCTGGAAGAATTTATCTACAATAACTGCAACAGTAGCCGAGGATTATACTTACCTGCATACTTCTCCGGCGCAAGGATTAAACTATTATCGCATTATAGCAACAGGTAAAGACGGCAGCATTAAATACAGCACTATACAAGCTGTAGCATTGAATACATTAAAAACGGATATTGATTTGATAAGCAGTAATCCTATAACCAATAATATATTGCAGCTACAAGTAAATGCACCATCAGCAATAACGCTCATGAATATAAACGGGCAAATTCTTTTACATACACAATTGTCAGTGGGACTGCAATCCATTAATGTAAGCAAGTATGCAAAAGGGGTTTATATGCTGAGGTCAATTAACGGTTATAAAAAGATAGTCATCAACTAA
- a CDS encoding putative phage abortive infection protein: MKKKKDLGIMLAIVLLSLGLIMLFFPYESLNGLKLGKYSLKINRYGDLGAFVSGLTTPFLSIAAFILLYLTYKSQKQELNESKIILQAQNNTLQKQQFETTFFNLLNLHHSIVNSIDLRITTSPSYPGIASLAFQSSKSEIKKGRDCFLIFYEELEKDYEEFSKENRQKKKDDQQIERVVIKKAYYSFFEKNKFDLSHYFRNLYHIVKFVNEANIINKQMYISLLRAQLSSNELLLLFYNSLSAYGEKKFKPLIEKYHFLKNLADEDLFQEEHLKEYEESAYGKPS, encoded by the coding sequence ATGAAAAAGAAAAAAGATTTGGGAATCATGTTAGCAATCGTCCTACTTTCATTAGGTTTAATAATGCTTTTTTTTCCTTATGAATCTTTGAACGGGCTTAAGTTGGGAAAGTATTCATTGAAAATTAACAGATATGGCGATTTAGGTGCGTTTGTTAGTGGGCTAACAACTCCCTTCTTATCAATAGCAGCTTTTATTTTACTTTACTTAACGTATAAATCTCAGAAGCAAGAATTAAATGAAAGTAAAATAATTCTTCAAGCCCAAAATAACACCCTGCAAAAGCAACAATTTGAAACGACTTTCTTTAACCTTCTTAACCTTCATCATTCCATTGTAAATAGTATTGATTTAAGAATAACAACTAGCCCTTCTTACCCTGGAATAGCATCTTTAGCTTTTCAGTCATCAAAATCGGAAATAAAAAAAGGACGAGATTGTTTTTTAATATTCTACGAGGAACTTGAAAAAGATTATGAGGAATTTAGTAAAGAAAATAGGCAAAAAAAGAAAGATGACCAACAGATAGAAAGAGTCGTAATTAAAAAAGCTTATTATTCCTTTTTTGAAAAAAATAAATTTGATTTAAGCCACTATTTTAGAAACTTATACCATATAGTAAAATTTGTAAATGAAGCGAATATTATAAATAAGCAAATGTACATTAGCTTACTTAGAGCTCAATTATCTTCCAATGAGCTTTTATTACTTTTCTACAATAGTTTGTCTGCATATGGAGAAAAGAAATTTAAGCCTCTAATTGAAAAATATCATTTCCTTAAAAATTTGGCTGATGAAGATTTATTTCAAGAGGAACACTTAAAAGAATATGAAGAAAGTGCTTATGGAAAACCTTCTTAA